One genomic segment of Esox lucius isolate fEsoLuc1 chromosome 15, fEsoLuc1.pri, whole genome shotgun sequence includes these proteins:
- the ap4s1 gene encoding AP-4 complex subunit sigma-1 isoform X2, translating to MIKFLLMVNKQGQTRLSKYYEKVDIGKRPALEADVVKGCLSRKKEQCSFVEYKDFKLVYRQYAALFIVVGISDTENELSIYELVHNFVEVLDKYFGHVSELDIMFNLDKVHIILDEMIQNGHIVETNRNRILAPLLALDKMAEAH from the exons ATGATCAAGTTCCTCTTGATGGTGAACAAACAGGGACAGACCCGCCTGTCTAAGTACTATGAGAAGGTAGACATTGGGAAGAGACCTGCTCTGGAGGCTGATGTTGTCAAGGGATGCCTTTCGCGCAAAAAAGAGCAG TGCTCTTTTGTAGAATACAAGGACTTCAAGCTAGTGTATCGACAGTATGCTGCTCTTTTCATAGTTGTTGGTATCAGTGATACAGAG AATGAGCTGTCAATTTATGAGCTGGTACACAACTTTGTTGAGGTTCTTGACAAGTACTTTGGTCATGTG AGTGAATTGGAT ATCATGTTCAACCTGGATAAAGTGCACATCATCCTTGATGAGATGATTCAGAACGGACACATAGTGGAGACAAACAGGAACCGCATTCTGGCCCCTCTGCTAGCTCTGGACAAGATGGCTGAGGCACACTGA
- the ap4s1 gene encoding AP-4 complex subunit sigma-1 isoform X1 yields MCVRQRNRLHLEVAMIKFLLMVNKQGQTRLSKYYEKVDIGKRPALEADVVKGCLSRKKEQCSFVEYKDFKLVYRQYAALFIVVGISDTENELSIYELVHNFVEVLDKYFGHVSELDIMFNLDKVHIILDEMIQNGHIVETNRNRILAPLLALDKMAEAH; encoded by the exons ATAGACTGCACCTGGAGGTCGCCATGATCAAGTTCCTCTTGATGGTGAACAAACAGGGACAGACCCGCCTGTCTAAGTACTATGAGAAGGTAGACATTGGGAAGAGACCTGCTCTGGAGGCTGATGTTGTCAAGGGATGCCTTTCGCGCAAAAAAGAGCAG TGCTCTTTTGTAGAATACAAGGACTTCAAGCTAGTGTATCGACAGTATGCTGCTCTTTTCATAGTTGTTGGTATCAGTGATACAGAG AATGAGCTGTCAATTTATGAGCTGGTACACAACTTTGTTGAGGTTCTTGACAAGTACTTTGGTCATGTG AGTGAATTGGAT ATCATGTTCAACCTGGATAAAGTGCACATCATCCTTGATGAGATGATTCAGAACGGACACATAGTGGAGACAAACAGGAACCGCATTCTGGCCCCTCTGCTAGCTCTGGACAAGATGGCTGAGGCACACTGA